One segment of Streptosporangium brasiliense DNA contains the following:
- the leuA gene encoding 2-isopropylmalate synthase — protein MRRQAGRYGAFTPVDLPGRTWPDSAIVSAPRWLSTDLRDGNQSLASPMSPDRKLAMFDLLVGMGYKEIEVGFPVASQDDHDFLRVLIDQDRIPDDVRISVLVQARDELIRRTVESLEGAPRATIHLYNATSPLFRRVVFGMSRNECKDLAVQGTRLMMKYAEKTLGDCDLGFQYSPELFSDTELDFSLEVCEAVMDVWQPEPGRGIILNFPTTVERSLPNVFADQIEWLSRNLSRREHVCLSIHPHNDRGTAVASAELALLAGAERIEGCLFGNGERAGNVCLVTLGLNMFTHGVDPGIDFSDINEIRRTVERCNGLPVHPRHPYGGDLVYTSFSGSHQDAIKKGFDALEREAARRGTAVGDLPWEMPYLPLDPEDVGRTYEAVVRINSQSGKGGVAYVMSAWHGLNLPRELQIDFAHVVQSQADAEGGEITPDRVGRLFEREYLLNAELPVPLASGTELVTTSLHVDGERFDVGAGRTDAVQAVRAALSRWGFDVRAVHRTGFAGQDRGPDAEVAVYAECRVDGRPSWGVGIDRDVEAASLAAVRSAVIRARLKHLPARSEENAGAAAPLIAAGR, from the coding sequence GTGAGACGACAGGCCGGGCGCTACGGCGCGTTCACACCGGTGGATCTTCCTGGGCGCACGTGGCCGGACAGTGCCATCGTCTCCGCGCCGCGCTGGCTGTCCACCGATCTCCGCGACGGCAACCAGTCACTGGCCAGCCCCATGTCCCCCGACCGCAAGCTGGCGATGTTCGACCTCCTGGTGGGCATGGGCTACAAGGAGATCGAGGTGGGGTTCCCGGTCGCCAGCCAGGACGACCACGACTTCCTGCGCGTGCTGATCGACCAGGACCGGATCCCCGACGACGTGCGGATCTCGGTGCTCGTGCAGGCCCGGGACGAGCTGATCAGGCGCACCGTGGAGAGCCTCGAAGGGGCGCCGCGCGCCACCATCCACCTGTACAACGCGACGTCGCCGCTGTTCAGGCGCGTGGTGTTCGGCATGAGCCGCAACGAGTGCAAGGACCTCGCGGTGCAGGGGACCCGGCTGATGATGAAATACGCCGAGAAGACGCTGGGTGACTGCGACCTCGGCTTCCAATACTCTCCCGAGCTGTTCAGTGACACCGAGCTGGATTTCTCCCTGGAGGTCTGCGAGGCCGTCATGGACGTCTGGCAGCCGGAGCCGGGCCGCGGGATCATCCTCAACTTCCCCACGACCGTCGAGCGCTCCCTGCCCAACGTCTTCGCCGACCAGATCGAATGGCTGAGCCGCAACCTCTCCAGGAGAGAGCACGTCTGCCTGTCCATCCATCCGCACAACGACCGGGGCACGGCCGTCGCCTCCGCCGAGCTGGCCCTCCTGGCGGGCGCGGAGCGGATCGAGGGCTGCCTGTTCGGCAACGGGGAGCGGGCGGGCAACGTCTGCCTGGTCACGCTCGGGCTCAACATGTTCACCCACGGGGTCGATCCCGGCATCGACTTCTCCGACATCAACGAGATCCGCCGCACGGTGGAGCGCTGCAACGGGCTGCCCGTCCATCCGCGGCACCCCTACGGCGGCGACCTCGTCTACACCTCCTTCTCCGGCTCCCACCAGGACGCGATCAAGAAGGGGTTCGACGCCCTGGAGCGCGAGGCCGCCCGGCGGGGGACCGCCGTCGGGGACCTGCCGTGGGAGATGCCGTACCTGCCGCTCGACCCCGAGGACGTGGGCCGCACCTACGAGGCCGTGGTACGGATCAACAGCCAGTCCGGCAAGGGCGGGGTCGCCTACGTCATGAGCGCCTGGCACGGGCTGAACCTGCCGCGCGAGCTGCAGATCGACTTCGCGCACGTGGTCCAGTCGCAGGCCGACGCGGAGGGCGGGGAGATCACGCCGGACCGGGTCGGGCGGCTCTTCGAACGCGAATACCTCCTGAACGCCGAGCTGCCCGTCCCCCTCGCCTCCGGCACCGAGCTGGTGACGACCTCCCTGCACGTCGACGGGGAGAGGTTCGACGTCGGCGCCGGCCGTACGGACGCCGTCCAGGCCGTCCGCGCGGCGCTGTCCCGCTGGGGCTTCGACGTGCGGGCCGTGCACCGGACCGGATTCGCCGGCCAGGACCGGGGGCCGGACGCGGAGGTGGCCGTCTACGCGGAGTGCCGGGTCGACGGCCGGCCCTCCTGGGGGGTGGGCATCGACCGGGACGTCGAGGCGGCCTCACTGGCGGCGGTGCGTTCGGCCGTCATCAGGGCGCGGCTGAAGCACCTGCCCGCCAGGAGCGAGGAGAACGCCGGTGCCGCCGCACCGCTGATCGCCGCGGGCAGGTAG
- a CDS encoding acetyl/propionyl/methylcrotonyl-CoA carboxylase subunit alpha: protein MNRRFHKVLIANRGEIAVRIARACKDAGLASVAVYADQDLDALHVRLADEAHALTGTTPADTYLDIPKLLAVATATGADAVHPGYGFLAENATFAQAVLDAGLTWIGPPPAAITALGDKVAARHIAHRVGAPLTPGTPDPVTGTEQVLAFAAEHGLPIAIKAAYGGGGRGLKVARTLDEIPDAYDSAVREATAAFGRGECFVERYLDRPRHVETQCLADAHGNVVVVSTRDCSLQRRHQKLLEEAPAPFLTPAQREQLYTASKAILREAGYIGAGTCEFLIGHDGTVSFLEVNTRLQVEHPVTEEVTGIDLVAEMFRIADGQPLGYDDPAPRGHSIEFRINAEDPGRGFLPAPGTLTALRAPAGPGVRLDAGYEAGMTVPAAFDSLIAKLVVTGADRAQALRRARRALAEFTIEGMPTVLDFHRAVLTEPAFTAEPFAVHTRWIETEFVNTLPPYPTTAADAAAGEAAGRERITVEVGGKRLEVVLPAGFGAAGARPAAARPPRRAATAAGRRAAAGGDGLISPMQGTIVKVVAADGDVVAAGDVIVVLEAMKMEQPLTAHRAGTVTGLRAGVGESVTAGATVCDIKDT from the coding sequence ATGAACCGTCGTTTCCACAAGGTCCTGATCGCCAACCGTGGTGAGATCGCCGTGCGGATCGCCCGCGCCTGCAAGGACGCCGGACTGGCCAGCGTCGCCGTCTACGCCGACCAGGACCTCGACGCCCTGCACGTCCGCCTGGCCGACGAGGCCCACGCCCTGACCGGCACCACCCCCGCCGACACCTACCTCGACATCCCCAAACTCCTCGCCGTCGCCACCGCCACCGGCGCCGACGCCGTCCACCCCGGCTACGGCTTCCTCGCCGAGAACGCCACCTTCGCCCAAGCCGTCCTCGACGCCGGCCTGACCTGGATCGGCCCACCCCCGGCCGCGATCACCGCGCTCGGCGACAAGGTCGCCGCCCGCCACATCGCCCACCGCGTCGGCGCCCCGCTCACCCCCGGCACCCCCGACCCGGTCACCGGCACCGAACAGGTCCTCGCCTTCGCCGCCGAACACGGCCTGCCCATCGCGATCAAGGCCGCCTACGGCGGCGGCGGCCGCGGCCTGAAGGTCGCCCGCACCCTGGATGAGATCCCCGACGCCTACGACAGCGCCGTCCGCGAAGCGACCGCCGCCTTCGGCCGCGGCGAATGCTTCGTCGAACGCTACCTCGACCGGCCCCGGCACGTGGAGACCCAGTGCCTGGCCGACGCCCACGGCAACGTCGTGGTGGTCTCCACCCGCGACTGCTCGCTGCAACGCCGCCACCAAAAACTCCTGGAGGAGGCACCCGCCCCCTTCCTGACCCCCGCCCAGCGCGAGCAGCTGTACACCGCCTCCAAGGCGATCCTGCGCGAGGCCGGCTACATCGGCGCCGGCACGTGCGAGTTCCTCATCGGCCACGACGGCACCGTCTCCTTCCTGGAGGTCAACACCCGCCTGCAGGTCGAACACCCCGTCACCGAGGAGGTCACCGGCATCGACCTGGTGGCCGAGATGTTCCGCATCGCCGACGGCCAGCCGCTGGGCTACGACGACCCCGCCCCCCGCGGCCACAGCATCGAGTTCCGCATCAACGCCGAAGACCCCGGCCGCGGCTTCCTGCCCGCCCCCGGCACGCTGACCGCGCTCCGCGCCCCGGCCGGCCCCGGGGTCCGGCTGGACGCCGGCTACGAGGCCGGCATGACCGTGCCGGCCGCCTTCGACTCCCTGATCGCCAAACTCGTCGTGACCGGCGCCGACCGCGCCCAGGCGCTGCGCCGGGCCCGCCGCGCGCTGGCGGAGTTCACCATCGAGGGCATGCCGACCGTGCTGGACTTCCACCGCGCGGTACTGACCGAGCCGGCCTTCACCGCCGAACCGTTCGCGGTGCACACCCGCTGGATCGAGACCGAGTTCGTCAACACCCTGCCCCCCTACCCCACCACCGCCGCCGACGCGGCCGCCGGGGAGGCGGCGGGCCGGGAGCGGATCACCGTCGAGGTGGGCGGCAAACGGCTGGAGGTGGTGCTGCCGGCCGGGTTCGGCGCCGCCGGCGCCCGGCCGGCCGCGGCCCGCCCGCCGCGCCGCGCCGCCACCGCGGCCGGCCGCAGGGCCGCCGCCGGCGGCGACGGCCTGATCAGCCCGATGCAGGGCACGATCGTGAAGGTCGTGGCCGCCGACGGCGACGTGGTGGCCGCCGGCGACGTGATCGTGGTGCTGGAGGCGATGAAGATGGAACAGCCGCTGACCGCGCACAGGGCGGGCACCGTGACCGGGCTACGGGCCGGGGTGGGCGAGAGCGTCACCGCCGGCGCCACCGTCTGCGACATCAAGGACACCTGA
- a CDS encoding AfsR/SARP family transcriptional regulator → MDFLVLGPLEVTNGDQRLDLGGIRQQTVLAVLLLDANRAVTTGRLMEAIYGDDPPTTSRAQVQICISALRRLFAAQGSADLIATQSQGYAIQADSSRIDSHRFENLLLQARRAREDRSPEEAIKHYRRALALWRGPALDGIESRLVQSAAGRLIEHRITANEDCLQLELDLGRHHELVGELSELVEEYPLRERLRGQLMLALYRSGRQAEALQVYRLARQTMIEELGIEPNERLQQLEYAILTSDESLDLPAQPVKVAEEPPARVPHVPGMLPTDIADFTGRTKQIDDIRQRLTLASGDRSRFAVPIIAIVGKAGIGKTTVAVHSAHSVAEHFPDGQLYADLHGGLSRPTSPMQVLERFLRVLGVPGTALPDGLEERAEMYRALLADRRMLIVLDDAGNESQVLPLLPGNPASAVIITSRSRLAGLAGAIHVDVDVFDSSQSMDLLSRIAGVERVQSEPESAAALAELCGQLPLALRIAGARLLARPHWSIEQLVGRLEDETRRLDELKHGDMGIRASISLTYDSAGEDARRLFRRLAILESQLFSAWISAALLDLPFADAQDLLDDLADAQLVETTGVGRGVHTQYRFHDLIRVFARERLAAEESAGERSAALARVLGGLLFLAEAARRREYGPDVMIHSDASLWSLPRELVDQLIAVPLAWFERERMILVSGIRQAAQAGFVELCWGLTINAVTFFEARVYLDDWRETHEIALAATRHARDKRGQAAVLHSMGSLAITEQRFDDAQRDFESAVRLFREVSDDRGVAMAIRNIGFLDRMNGRFDEAEAHYEWALTTFRAIGDQVAAAYALHNLAQLRLEFDDFDGAKRLLSEALQLSGNGGSRRMKAQVLNRMGRAHLQSGEPALAARMFDETLTIVRDIGDPTGEAYALYGLGTARLRQGMLAEAEGALRHALMMASTSNQRLAEARVLVGLGELAIASGGPAQAVPYFQQALSLFRRIQVPVHEARTLIMLGDAHLAAGNSAAAHDALAEAHALAEKLDPPVAEQIRAQLAEKARDREG, encoded by the coding sequence GTGGACTTCCTCGTTCTTGGACCTCTGGAGGTGACCAACGGCGACCAACGGCTGGACCTTGGAGGCATAAGGCAGCAGACCGTGCTCGCCGTCCTCCTCCTCGATGCCAACCGGGCGGTCACCACCGGCCGGCTCATGGAGGCGATCTACGGAGACGACCCGCCGACCACGTCCCGGGCCCAGGTGCAGATCTGCATATCCGCCCTCCGGCGCCTTTTCGCCGCCCAGGGCAGCGCCGATCTCATCGCCACCCAGTCCCAGGGCTACGCGATCCAGGCCGACAGCAGCCGGATCGACTCGCACCGCTTCGAGAACCTCCTCCTCCAGGCCCGGCGCGCCCGCGAGGACCGCAGCCCCGAAGAGGCCATCAAGCACTACCGCCGGGCGCTCGCGCTCTGGCGCGGCCCCGCCCTCGACGGCATCGAGAGCAGGCTCGTGCAGTCGGCGGCGGGCAGGCTCATCGAGCACCGGATCACGGCGAACGAGGACTGCCTCCAGCTTGAGCTGGATCTGGGCAGGCATCACGAACTGGTCGGCGAGCTCAGCGAGCTCGTGGAGGAGTATCCGCTGCGTGAGCGGCTCCGCGGCCAGCTGATGCTGGCGCTATACCGATCGGGACGTCAGGCGGAGGCGCTCCAGGTCTACCGGCTCGCCCGGCAGACCATGATCGAAGAACTCGGGATCGAGCCCAACGAGCGCCTGCAGCAGCTGGAATACGCGATCCTCACCTCCGACGAGAGCCTCGACCTGCCGGCGCAGCCCGTCAAGGTCGCCGAGGAGCCGCCGGCCCGCGTGCCGCACGTCCCCGGCATGCTCCCCACCGACATCGCCGACTTCACCGGCCGCACCAAGCAGATCGACGACATCCGCCAGCGGCTGACGCTCGCCTCCGGCGACCGGTCCCGCTTCGCCGTACCGATCATCGCGATCGTCGGGAAGGCGGGGATCGGCAAGACCACCGTCGCGGTGCACTCGGCGCACAGCGTCGCCGAGCACTTCCCCGACGGGCAGCTCTACGCCGACCTGCACGGGGGCCTGTCCCGTCCGACCAGCCCGATGCAGGTGCTCGAACGGTTCCTGCGCGTGCTCGGCGTGCCGGGCACCGCGCTCCCCGACGGCCTGGAGGAGCGGGCGGAGATGTACCGCGCCCTGCTCGCCGACCGCAGGATGCTGATCGTGCTGGACGACGCGGGCAACGAGAGCCAGGTCCTGCCGCTGCTGCCCGGCAATCCCGCCTCCGCCGTGATCATCACCAGCCGGAGCAGGCTCGCCGGACTGGCCGGTGCGATCCACGTCGATGTGGACGTCTTCGATTCGAGCCAGTCGATGGACCTGCTCTCCCGGATAGCCGGGGTCGAACGGGTGCAGTCGGAGCCGGAGTCGGCCGCGGCGCTGGCCGAGCTCTGCGGCCAGCTCCCCCTGGCGCTCCGCATCGCCGGCGCGCGGCTGCTGGCACGCCCCCACTGGAGCATCGAGCAGCTGGTGGGACGGCTCGAGGACGAGACCCGCCGGCTTGACGAGCTCAAGCACGGCGACATGGGGATCAGGGCCAGCATCTCGCTGACCTATGACAGCGCCGGCGAGGACGCCCGGCGGCTCTTCCGCCGGCTGGCGATCCTGGAGTCGCAGCTCTTCTCCGCCTGGATCAGCGCGGCACTGCTCGACCTGCCCTTCGCCGACGCGCAGGACCTGCTGGACGACCTGGCCGACGCGCAGCTCGTCGAGACCACGGGGGTCGGCCGCGGGGTGCACACCCAGTACCGCTTCCACGACCTCATCCGGGTCTTCGCCCGGGAGCGGCTGGCCGCGGAGGAGTCCGCCGGCGAGCGGAGCGCGGCCCTGGCCCGCGTGCTCGGCGGGCTGCTCTTCCTCGCCGAGGCCGCCCGCCGCCGTGAGTACGGCCCCGACGTCATGATCCACAGCGACGCCTCCCTCTGGTCGCTGCCCAGGGAGCTGGTCGACCAGCTGATCGCGGTGCCGCTCGCCTGGTTCGAGCGTGAGCGCATGATCCTGGTCTCCGGCATCCGACAGGCGGCGCAGGCAGGCTTCGTCGAGCTCTGCTGGGGCCTGACGATCAACGCGGTGACGTTCTTCGAGGCGCGGGTCTACCTCGACGACTGGCGGGAGACCCACGAGATCGCGCTGGCGGCCACCCGGCACGCCCGGGACAAGCGCGGCCAGGCGGCGGTGCTCCACTCGATGGGCTCGCTGGCCATCACCGAGCAGCGCTTCGACGACGCCCAGCGCGACTTCGAATCGGCGGTCCGGCTGTTCCGGGAGGTCAGCGACGACCGCGGGGTGGCCATGGCCATCCGCAACATCGGCTTCCTCGACCGGATGAACGGCCGCTTCGACGAGGCCGAGGCGCACTACGAATGGGCGCTGACGACCTTCCGCGCCATCGGGGACCAGGTCGCCGCCGCCTACGCCCTCCACAACCTGGCCCAGCTCCGGCTGGAGTTCGACGACTTCGACGGCGCCAAGCGGCTGCTGTCGGAGGCGCTGCAGCTCAGCGGGAACGGCGGCAGCAGAAGGATGAAGGCCCAGGTCCTCAACCGGATGGGCCGCGCCCATCTGCAGTCGGGCGAGCCCGCTCTCGCGGCGCGCATGTTCGACGAGACGCTGACCATCGTCAGGGACATCGGCGACCCCACGGGTGAGGCGTACGCGCTGTACGGGCTGGGCACCGCGCGGCTGCGCCAGGGCATGCTCGCCGAGGCGGAGGGGGCGCTGCGCCATGCCCTGATGATGGCCAGCACCTCCAACCAGCGGCTGGCGGAGGCCCGGGTGCTGGTCGGCCTGGGCGAGCTGGCCATCGCCTCCGGCGGACCGGCCCAGGCCGTGCCCTACTTCCAGCAGGCGCTGTCCCTGTTCCGCCGGATACAGGTCCCGGTCCACGAGGCCCGCACTCTGATCATGCTCGGCGACGCGCACCTGGCCGCAGGCAACAGCGCCGCCGCGCACGACGCGCTGGCCGAGGCGCACGCCCTGGCCGAGAAGCTGGATCCCCCGGTGGCCGAGCAGATACGGGCGCAGCTGGCCGAGAAGGCCCGTGATCGGGAGGGGTGA
- a CDS encoding hydroxyisourate hydrolase, giving the protein MGISAQALDGVHGRYAAGVRARLERAEDSQWSAIADAETDDEGCITEWWGQKFERGLYRIVFESDYYFVGLGLSAAYPEIAVIFRMKDETDSYQIKVVISPYSYSTYFGSNN; this is encoded by the coding sequence ATGGGCATTAGTGCACAGGCGCTGGACGGCGTCCATGGGCGGTACGCCGCCGGCGTGCGGGCGCGGCTGGAGCGGGCCGAGGACAGCCAATGGAGCGCCATCGCCGACGCCGAGACCGATGACGAGGGCTGCATCACGGAGTGGTGGGGGCAGAAGTTCGAGCGCGGCCTGTATCGCATCGTCTTCGAGAGCGACTACTACTTCGTCGGCCTCGGCCTCAGTGCCGCATATCCCGAAATAGCCGTCATATTCCGCATGAAGGACGAAACAGATTCATATCAGATAAAAGTAGTTATTTCCCCTTACTCTTACTCGACGTATTTCGGCTCCAACAACTGA
- a CDS encoding helix-turn-helix transcriptional regulator: MMSLVERDEALASLEGLLANAVMGKGRVALVSGTVATGKSELLHRFAEQALELGALPVTATGSRVERDLPLGVLRQLIQDSPLVAEERERAMALLEEGARTVTSSGSEAEPLDQVDAQIVHALCTLLLELSERYPLMIVVDDVQHADRASLLCLSYLSRRVRFARIVAVFSHSDHGWSSETFFQTELLRQPHCRRIQLAPLSRAGVMSLVAERVGRETAERFADGWYAVSGGNPLLAGALVDDYEDSVRTAGGEAPAELVVGDRYGQAVLSCLHRGEPQMLQVARGLAILGGPDSLARLLGVGPASVIRSLHFLTVAGLLALGRFRHEAARTAVLAEVGAGEWADLHRRAAELAHESGASTTTVADHLLQAGRADAPWGVSVLEDAARNALREGRVESAVAYLRLAWRECADEQRRMKITTMLVRAEWRINPAAPAGHLAELAEGMQRGHLRGSDAVVLARALLWHGRFEDARDVLEHLNESGGAMDPETVTELVIARPWLRSTHPPFLAHLQRAAGGRDRAAVVSVTANRRLDTALALADVLARGPRAEVLDAVERILRGCRLDEMSMDTVESALLALTYAGRPDRAAPWCDLFSAEASSLHAPSRQARLAAIRAEIAIRQGDMPGAEQHARAALEIIPLSSWGVAAGGPLSSLILALTAMGKYDAVHEHLDQPVPEAMFQTRYGLHYLHARGRYSLATGHAALALRDFRLCGELMGRWDLDVPGLVAWRTDVAESCLSLGRPEQARQLVEEQIRRCGPETPRVHGIAMRLLAATGEVRHRPMLLRQAVELLQAAGDGYEMARALFDLVKAYQELGEYRRAAMIAGRAQAMAQVCQAGPLSRALSKDGDGDGDGAGMRVATELAAVLSDAERRVAVLAAAGYTNREIAGKLYITISTVEQHLTRTYRKLNITRRADLPSSLEFGSPVTA; this comes from the coding sequence ATGATGAGCTTGGTCGAAAGAGATGAGGCGTTGGCCTCCCTCGAGGGGCTCCTGGCCAACGCGGTGATGGGCAAGGGGAGGGTCGCGCTGGTGAGCGGCACCGTCGCGACCGGCAAGAGCGAGCTGCTGCACCGCTTCGCCGAGCAGGCCCTGGAGCTGGGCGCGCTGCCCGTCACGGCGACCGGGTCGCGGGTCGAGCGCGATCTGCCGCTGGGTGTGCTGCGCCAGCTGATCCAGGACTCGCCGCTGGTGGCGGAGGAGCGCGAGCGGGCCATGGCCCTGCTGGAGGAGGGGGCCCGGACCGTGACGTCGTCCGGCTCCGAGGCGGAGCCCCTCGACCAGGTCGACGCCCAGATCGTCCACGCCCTGTGCACGCTGCTGCTGGAGCTGTCGGAGCGGTATCCGCTGATGATCGTCGTCGACGACGTGCAGCACGCCGACCGCGCCTCCCTGCTCTGCCTGTCCTACCTGTCGCGCCGGGTGAGGTTCGCCAGGATCGTGGCGGTGTTCAGCCACTCCGACCACGGATGGTCCAGCGAGACGTTCTTCCAGACCGAGCTGCTCCGCCAGCCGCACTGCCGCCGCATCCAGCTCGCCCCGCTCTCCCGGGCCGGTGTGATGTCCCTGGTCGCCGAGCGGGTGGGGCGGGAGACGGCCGAGCGGTTCGCCGACGGCTGGTACGCCGTCAGCGGCGGCAACCCGCTGCTGGCCGGGGCGCTGGTGGACGACTACGAGGACTCCGTGCGGACCGCCGGCGGGGAGGCTCCGGCCGAGCTCGTCGTCGGCGACCGGTACGGCCAGGCCGTCCTGTCGTGCCTGCACCGCGGCGAGCCGCAGATGCTCCAGGTGGCACGGGGGCTGGCGATCCTCGGCGGCCCCGACTCCCTGGCCCGGCTGCTCGGAGTCGGTCCCGCCTCCGTGATCCGGTCCCTGCACTTCCTGACCGTCGCCGGCCTGCTCGCCCTGGGCCGCTTCCGGCACGAGGCGGCGCGCACCGCCGTACTGGCCGAGGTGGGGGCGGGGGAGTGGGCGGACCTGCACCGGCGCGCGGCGGAGCTGGCCCACGAGAGCGGCGCCTCCACGACGACGGTCGCCGACCACCTCCTCCAGGCGGGCCGGGCCGACGCCCCCTGGGGGGTCTCCGTCCTGGAGGACGCGGCCAGGAACGCGCTGCGCGAAGGACGCGTGGAGTCCGCCGTCGCCTATCTCCGGCTGGCCTGGCGCGAGTGCGCCGACGAGCAGCGCCGCATGAAGATCACCACGATGCTCGTGCGGGCCGAGTGGCGGATCAATCCGGCCGCGCCCGCCGGGCACCTCGCCGAGCTGGCCGAAGGGATGCAGCGCGGCCATCTCCGGGGGAGCGACGCCGTGGTGCTGGCCCGGGCGCTGCTGTGGCACGGCCGGTTCGAGGACGCGCGCGACGTGCTGGAGCATCTGAACGAGTCGGGCGGCGCGATGGACCCCGAGACGGTCACCGAGCTCGTCATCGCCCGCCCGTGGCTGCGCTCCACCCACCCGCCCTTCCTGGCCCACCTCCAGCGGGCGGCCGGCGGGCGCGACCGCGCCGCCGTCGTGTCGGTGACGGCGAACCGCCGGCTGGACACCGCGCTCGCGCTCGCCGACGTGCTCGCCAGGGGGCCGCGCGCGGAGGTCCTGGACGCGGTCGAGCGGATCCTGCGCGGCTGCCGCCTGGACGAGATGTCGATGGACACCGTGGAGAGCGCCCTGCTGGCGCTCACCTACGCCGGGCGGCCCGACCGGGCCGCGCCCTGGTGCGACCTGTTCAGCGCGGAGGCCTCCTCGCTGCACGCCCCGAGCCGCCAGGCCAGGCTCGCCGCCATCCGGGCCGAGATCGCGATCCGCCAGGGGGACATGCCGGGCGCCGAGCAGCACGCGCGCGCCGCCCTGGAGATCATCCCGCTGAGCAGCTGGGGCGTCGCCGCGGGCGGGCCGCTGAGCAGCCTCATCCTCGCCCTGACGGCGATGGGCAAGTACGACGCCGTTCACGAGCACCTCGACCAGCCCGTGCCCGAGGCCATGTTCCAGACCCGGTACGGCCTGCACTACCTGCACGCCAGGGGCCGCTACAGCCTGGCGACCGGTCACGCCGCCCTGGCGCTGCGCGACTTCCGGCTCTGCGGTGAGCTGATGGGCAGGTGGGACCTGGACGTGCCGGGACTCGTCGCCTGGCGGACCGACGTCGCCGAGTCCTGCCTGAGCCTGGGCCGGCCGGAACAGGCGCGGCAGCTGGTCGAGGAGCAGATCAGGCGCTGCGGCCCCGAGACGCCCCGGGTCCACGGCATCGCCATGCGCCTGCTGGCCGCCACCGGCGAGGTACGGCACCGCCCCATGCTGCTCCGCCAGGCGGTGGAGCTGCTGCAGGCGGCCGGCGACGGGTACGAGATGGCCAGAGCGCTCTTCGACCTCGTCAAGGCATACCAGGAGCTCGGCGAGTACCGGCGCGCGGCGATGATCGCGGGCCGGGCGCAGGCCATGGCCCAGGTGTGCCAGGCCGGGCCGCTGAGCAGGGCGCTGTCCAAGGACGGGGACGGTGACGGGGACGGCGCCGGGATGCGGGTGGCGACGGAGCTGGCCGCCGTCCTGAGCGACGCCGAGCGCAGGGTCGCCGTCCTGGCGGCCGCCGGATACACCAACCGGGAGATCGCCGGCAAGCTCTACATCACGATCAGCACGGTTGAGCAGCACCTGACCCGGACCTATCGCAAGCTGAACATCACCCGGCGCGCCGACCTGCCGTCGAGCCTCGAATTCGGCAGCCCCGTCACCGCCTGA